The Saccharopolyspora gloriosae genome window below encodes:
- a CDS encoding GNAT family N-acetyltransferase, with translation MGDAQELMDRQCARFAELDPDLPDRYLLPKGDPLMARLPGGGAAAGLVVHNRVPRGSTQSLWQATDTFELFPLLGDRPQEGMDALLGEWRRLLAEQGASATDSSCVVTWPSRDARATRALLDHGFVPLSCLAIRPPGPPPDEDTKLSGTVKVRRAEPADLDSVVELALAEHAYAALVGASVHRPGAAELKRTAARLRLAAGSGTGGDPVWLAEQDGTPIALAECGWVDPDRQAGGHRLRSGRWAYVNCVSVHEQARGGGVGRQLMSTAHDEFARAGVVGSFLYYNPPNPLSSVFWPRQGYRPLWTMWEVRPATALR, from the coding sequence ATGGGTGACGCGCAGGAACTGATGGACCGGCAGTGCGCGCGGTTCGCCGAACTGGACCCGGACCTGCCGGATCGCTACCTGCTGCCGAAGGGCGATCCGCTGATGGCCCGCCTCCCCGGCGGCGGGGCCGCCGCCGGGCTGGTGGTGCACAACCGCGTTCCGCGCGGCTCCACCCAGAGCCTGTGGCAGGCCACCGACACCTTCGAGCTGTTCCCGCTGCTCGGCGACCGGCCGCAGGAGGGCATGGACGCGCTGCTGGGCGAGTGGCGGCGCCTGCTCGCGGAGCAAGGGGCGTCCGCGACGGATTCGTCGTGCGTGGTGACCTGGCCGAGCCGGGACGCGCGAGCGACGCGGGCGCTGCTGGACCACGGTTTCGTCCCCCTGTCGTGCCTGGCGATCCGCCCGCCCGGGCCGCCTCCCGACGAAGATACGAAACTGTCTGGTACCGTAAAAGTGCGCCGCGCCGAACCGGCCGATCTGGACTCCGTGGTCGAGCTCGCACTCGCCGAGCACGCCTACGCCGCCCTGGTCGGCGCATCGGTGCACCGCCCTGGGGCAGCCGAGCTCAAACGCACCGCCGCACGGCTCCGGCTCGCCGCGGGCAGCGGCACCGGAGGTGATCCGGTGTGGCTGGCCGAGCAGGACGGCACACCGATCGCGCTCGCCGAATGCGGCTGGGTCGACCCGGACCGCCAAGCAGGCGGCCACCGGCTCCGATCCGGGCGGTGGGCTTACGTGAACTGCGTGTCGGTGCACGAGCAGGCCCGCGGCGGCGGCGTCGGACGGCAGCTGATGTCCACCGCGCACGACGAGTTCGCCCGTGCCGGCGTCGTCGGCAGCTTCCTGTACTACAACCCGCCCAACCCGCTGTCGTCGGTGTTCTGGCCCCGCCAGGGCTACCGGCCGCTGTGGACGATGTGGGAGGTGCGCCCGGCAACGGCGCTGCGCTGA
- the coaE gene encoding dephospho-CoA kinase has protein sequence MLRVGLSGGIGSGKSTVAARLAELGAVLIDADVLAREVVQPGSAGLAELAERFGPEILTAEGALDRPAMARTVFGDDRARADLNAITHPKIGALTAQRMAQAPADAIVVHDVPLLVENDYAPNYHLVLIVDAPEDERVRRLTGRGLDAEDARARIRSQATDEQRREAADVWLDNTGAVEDLIAEVDRLWSQRLVPFEVNVRAGRRAPKHAPRIVEPDPGWPRTARRLSARVLAAAGEKGLRVDHVGSTSVPGLPAKDVIDLQLAVRSMDDGDAVAAALGEAGFPAYHGIQHDNVHDVIDPDPAGWLKRFHTAADPGRYVNLHVRVLDSPGWRVALLFRDWLRADADARAEYAAVKRELAQRYGSDPDHERYAEAKEPWFLAALPRAREWADRTGWAPEQA, from the coding sequence ATGTTGCGCGTGGGGCTCAGCGGTGGGATCGGATCGGGCAAGTCGACGGTGGCCGCGCGCCTGGCGGAGCTGGGCGCGGTGCTCATCGACGCGGACGTCCTGGCCCGCGAGGTCGTGCAGCCGGGCAGCGCCGGGTTGGCCGAGCTCGCAGAGCGGTTCGGTCCGGAGATCCTCACCGCCGAGGGCGCGCTGGACCGCCCGGCGATGGCGCGCACCGTGTTCGGCGACGACCGGGCGCGGGCCGACCTGAACGCGATCACGCATCCGAAGATCGGCGCGTTGACCGCGCAGCGCATGGCGCAGGCCCCGGCGGACGCGATCGTGGTGCACGACGTCCCGCTGCTGGTGGAGAACGACTACGCGCCGAACTACCACCTGGTGCTCATCGTGGACGCGCCGGAGGACGAGCGGGTCCGGCGGCTCACCGGCCGCGGCCTGGACGCCGAGGACGCGCGGGCGCGGATCCGGTCGCAGGCCACCGACGAGCAGCGCCGCGAGGCGGCGGACGTGTGGCTGGACAACACCGGCGCGGTCGAGGACCTGATCGCCGAGGTGGACCGGTTGTGGTCGCAGCGGCTGGTCCCGTTCGAGGTGAACGTGCGGGCGGGACGACGGGCGCCGAAGCACGCGCCGCGGATCGTCGAACCGGATCCGGGGTGGCCGCGAACGGCGCGGCGGCTGAGCGCCAGGGTGCTGGCGGCGGCGGGGGAGAAGGGGCTTCGAGTCGACCACGTCGGTTCGACCTCGGTGCCGGGGCTGCCCGCGAAGGACGTCATCGACCTGCAGCTCGCGGTGCGGTCGATGGACGACGGGGACGCGGTGGCCGCCGCTTTGGGTGAGGCCGGTTTCCCGGCGTACCACGGGATTCAGCACGACAACGTGCACGACGTCATCGATCCCGACCCGGCGGGGTGGCTCAAGCGCTTCCACACCGCGGCGGATCCCGGTCGTTACGTGAACCTGCACGTGCGGGTGCTGGACTCGCCGGGGTGGCGGGTGGCGCTGCTGTTCCGCGACTGGTTGCGCGCCGATGCGGACGCCCGTGCCGAGTACGCCGCGGTGAAGCGGGAGCTGGCGCAGCGCTACGGCTCCGATCCCGACCACGAGCGGTACGCGGAGGCGAAGGAGCCCTGGTTCCTCGCGGCGCTGCCGCGGGCGCGGGAGTGGGCCGACCGCACGGGGTGGGCGCCCGAGCAGGCCTGA
- the polA gene encoding DNA polymerase I, protein MASEDRRLLLIDGHSMAYRAFYALPKENFQTGTGQHTNAVYGFTSMLINLLRDEQPTHFAVAFDVSRKTFRSEKFTEYKANRSASPDEFKGQVSLIQDVLGALSVPVLSKDNYEADDVIATLTTQATGEGFSVAICTGDRDALQLVTDKVTVLYPTKGVSELTRFTPQAVEDKYGLSPEQYPDFAALRGDPSDNLPKIPGVGEKTVTKWIQQFGSLAGLIDRADEVKGKAGEALRANLASVQLNRELTQLEHDVPLGVTPDDLAMAQWDRDAVHKLFDDLEFRVLRERLFSTLSAAEPEVEEGFEVTGGAVAPGELAGWLDRHARDGRRIGLAFSGTWTTGAGDLQGIALVNADGAGTYADATELTPEDDKALGEWLADPALPKAAHDVKGPLHALRGRGWALAGLTSDTALAAYLVRPGQRSFDLPDLVVRYLQRELRAEQDSGDGQLSLLADEEQDKADAANAELVKARAVGELADALDAELDRIDSRGLLTDLELPLLAVIDELEAAGIAVDSDLLDELGAHFAGRVKQAAQDAYAVIGKEINLGSPKQLQVVLFEELGMPKTKRTKTGYTTDADALQGLYEKTEHPFLQHLLEHRDATRLKTTVEGLVKSVADDGRIHTTLNQTIAATGRLSSTDPNLQNIPIRTEEGRRIREVFVVGSGYSELLTADYSQIEMRIMAHLSGDEGLIEAFRSGEDLHNFVASQAFGVPIDQVDQELRRRVKAMSYGLAYGLSAFGLAQQLRISAEDAKAQMDAYFARFGRVRDYLHEVVSKAREDGYTSTILGRRRYLPDLLSDNRQRREMAERMALNAPIQGSAADIIKVAMLGAHQALREAGLRSRILLQVHDELIIELVDGERAEVERIVREQMGSAYPLDVPLEVSVGAGRSWDSAAH, encoded by the coding sequence ATGGCTTCCGAAGACCGACGTCTGCTGTTGATCGACGGCCATTCCATGGCCTATCGAGCGTTCTACGCCCTGCCGAAGGAGAACTTCCAAACCGGCACGGGCCAGCACACCAACGCGGTCTACGGCTTCACCTCGATGCTGATCAACCTGCTGCGCGATGAGCAGCCCACCCATTTCGCGGTCGCGTTCGACGTGTCCCGCAAGACGTTCCGCAGCGAGAAGTTCACCGAGTACAAGGCCAACCGCAGCGCCAGCCCGGACGAGTTCAAGGGCCAGGTGAGCTTGATCCAGGACGTGCTCGGGGCGCTGTCGGTGCCGGTGCTGAGCAAGGACAACTACGAGGCCGACGACGTCATCGCGACGCTCACCACGCAGGCCACCGGTGAAGGCTTCTCCGTGGCGATCTGTACCGGGGACCGGGACGCGTTGCAGCTGGTCACCGACAAGGTCACCGTGCTGTACCCGACGAAGGGCGTCTCCGAGCTCACCCGGTTCACGCCGCAGGCGGTCGAGGACAAGTACGGCCTCTCGCCCGAGCAGTACCCGGACTTCGCGGCGCTGCGCGGCGACCCGTCGGACAACCTGCCGAAGATCCCCGGTGTCGGGGAGAAGACCGTCACCAAGTGGATCCAGCAGTTCGGCTCGCTGGCGGGGCTCATCGACCGCGCCGACGAGGTCAAGGGCAAGGCCGGTGAGGCGCTGCGGGCGAACCTGGCCTCGGTGCAGCTCAACCGCGAGCTCACCCAGCTCGAGCACGACGTGCCGCTGGGGGTCACCCCGGACGACCTGGCGATGGCCCAGTGGGACCGGGACGCGGTGCACAAGCTGTTCGACGACCTGGAGTTCCGGGTGCTGCGGGAACGGCTGTTCTCGACGCTGTCCGCGGCGGAACCCGAAGTGGAAGAGGGCTTCGAGGTCACCGGTGGCGCGGTCGCGCCGGGTGAGCTCGCGGGCTGGCTGGACCGGCACGCCCGGGACGGGCGGCGGATCGGGTTGGCGTTCAGCGGGACCTGGACGACCGGTGCGGGTGATCTGCAGGGGATCGCCCTGGTGAACGCGGACGGCGCGGGCACCTACGCCGACGCGACCGAGCTGACCCCCGAAGACGACAAGGCGCTGGGGGAGTGGCTGGCGGACCCGGCGCTGCCGAAGGCCGCGCACGACGTCAAGGGCCCGCTGCACGCCCTGCGCGGTCGCGGCTGGGCGCTGGCGGGGCTGACCAGCGACACCGCGCTCGCCGCCTACCTGGTGCGGCCGGGGCAGCGCTCGTTCGACCTGCCCGACCTGGTGGTGCGCTACCTGCAGCGGGAGCTGCGCGCCGAGCAGGACAGCGGTGACGGGCAGCTGTCCCTGCTCGCCGACGAGGAGCAGGACAAGGCCGACGCCGCCAATGCGGAACTCGTCAAGGCCCGAGCGGTGGGCGAGCTCGCCGACGCGCTCGACGCGGAACTGGACCGCATCGACAGCCGCGGCCTGCTCACCGACCTCGAACTGCCGCTGCTCGCGGTGATCGACGAGCTGGAGGCCGCGGGCATCGCCGTGGACTCCGACCTGCTCGACGAGCTCGGCGCGCACTTCGCGGGCCGCGTCAAGCAGGCCGCGCAGGACGCCTACGCGGTCATCGGCAAGGAGATCAACCTCGGTTCGCCGAAGCAGCTCCAGGTGGTGCTGTTCGAGGAACTGGGCATGCCGAAGACGAAGCGCACCAAGACCGGCTACACCACCGACGCGGACGCGCTGCAGGGGCTGTACGAGAAGACCGAGCACCCCTTCCTGCAGCACCTGCTGGAGCACCGCGACGCGACCCGGCTCAAGACGACCGTCGAAGGGCTCGTGAAGTCCGTCGCCGACGACGGGCGGATCCACACCACGCTGAACCAGACCATCGCGGCCACCGGCCGGTTGTCCTCGACCGACCCGAACCTGCAGAACATCCCGATCCGGACCGAGGAAGGCCGCCGGATCCGGGAGGTGTTCGTCGTCGGCTCCGGCTACTCCGAGCTGCTGACCGCCGACTACAGCCAGATCGAGATGCGGATCATGGCCCACCTGTCCGGCGACGAGGGCTTGATCGAGGCGTTCCGCTCCGGGGAGGACCTGCACAACTTCGTGGCGTCCCAGGCGTTCGGCGTGCCGATCGACCAGGTGGACCAGGAGCTGCGGCGCCGGGTGAAGGCCATGTCCTACGGCCTGGCCTACGGGCTCTCCGCGTTCGGCCTGGCCCAGCAGCTGCGGATCTCCGCCGAGGACGCCAAGGCGCAGATGGACGCCTACTTCGCCCGCTTCGGCCGGGTGCGGGACTACCTGCACGAGGTCGTGTCGAAGGCGCGCGAGGACGGCTACACCTCGACGATCCTCGGTCGCCGCCGCTACCTGCCCGACCTGCTCAGCGACAACCGGCAGCGCCGCGAGATGGCGGAGCGGATGGCGCTCAACGCGCCGATCCAGGGCAGCGCGGCCGACATCATCAAGGTCGCGATGCTCGGCGCGCACCAGGCGCTGCGGGAGGCGGGGCTGCGGTCTCGGATCCTGCTGCAGGTGCACGACGAACTGATCATCGAGCTGGTCGACGGGGAGCGTGCCGAGGTCGAGCGGATCGTGCGGGAGCAGATGGGCTCGGCGTACCCGCTGGACGTGCCGCTGGAGGTCTCGGTGGGCGCGGGCCGTTCCTGGGACTCCGCCGCACACTGA
- the rpsA gene encoding 30S ribosomal protein S1 — MSTDTTTVPTTATKPQVAVNDVGTEEDFLAAVDLTIKYFNDGDIVEGTIVKVDRDEVLLDIGYKTEGVIPSRELSIKHDVDPAEVVTVGDFVEALVLQKEDKEGRLILSKKRAQYERAWGTIEELKDKDEPVKGTVIEVVKGGLILDIGLRGFLPASLVEMRRVRDLQPYVGRELEAKIIELDKNRNNVVLSRRAWLEQTQSEVRSEFLNQLQNGQVRKGVVSSIVNFGAFVDLGGVDGLVHVSELSWKHIDHPSEVVEVGQEVTVEVLNVEMDRERVSLSLKATQEDPWRQFARTHAIGQIVPGKVTKLVPFGAFVRVDEGIEGLVHISELAERHVEIPEQVVQVGDDVMIKVIDIDLERRRISLSLKQANEGFTPDSEFDPTQYGMAAEYDNNGDYIYPEGFDPETQEWQEGYDTQREEWERQYADALSRYEQHMKQVAKAAEADAEAAAAGAAGATSESQGGGGGNYSSSGSSEQQEDAGSLASDAQLAALREKLSGGA; from the coding sequence ATGTCCACCGACACCACCACCGTTCCGACCACCGCCACCAAGCCGCAGGTCGCGGTCAACGACGTCGGGACGGAGGAGGACTTCCTCGCCGCCGTCGACCTAACCATCAAGTACTTCAACGACGGCGACATCGTTGAGGGCACCATCGTCAAGGTCGATCGTGACGAGGTGCTGCTTGACATCGGTTACAAGACCGAGGGCGTCATCCCGTCCCGGGAGCTGTCCATCAAGCACGATGTCGACCCGGCTGAGGTCGTCACCGTCGGCGACTTCGTCGAGGCCCTCGTCCTCCAGAAGGAGGACAAGGAAGGCCGGCTGATCCTGTCCAAGAAGCGCGCCCAGTACGAGCGCGCCTGGGGCACCATCGAGGAGCTCAAGGACAAGGACGAGCCCGTCAAGGGCACCGTCATCGAGGTCGTCAAGGGCGGCCTCATCCTCGACATCGGCCTGCGCGGCTTCCTGCCCGCGTCGCTGGTCGAGATGCGCCGTGTCCGCGACCTGCAGCCTTACGTCGGCCGCGAGCTCGAAGCGAAGATCATCGAGCTGGACAAGAACCGCAACAACGTGGTGCTGTCCCGTCGCGCCTGGCTGGAGCAGACCCAGTCCGAGGTCCGCAGCGAGTTCCTCAACCAGCTGCAGAACGGCCAGGTCCGCAAGGGTGTCGTGTCCTCGATCGTCAACTTCGGTGCGTTCGTGGACCTCGGTGGTGTCGACGGCCTGGTGCACGTCTCCGAGCTGTCCTGGAAGCACATCGACCACCCGAGCGAGGTCGTCGAGGTCGGCCAGGAGGTCACGGTCGAGGTCCTCAACGTCGAGATGGACCGCGAGCGCGTCTCGCTGTCGCTGAAGGCGACGCAGGAAGACCCGTGGCGTCAGTTCGCCCGCACCCACGCGATCGGCCAGATCGTGCCGGGCAAGGTCACCAAGCTGGTGCCGTTCGGTGCGTTCGTCCGCGTCGACGAGGGCATCGAGGGCCTGGTGCACATCTCCGAGCTGGCCGAGCGCCACGTGGAGATCCCGGAGCAGGTCGTTCAGGTCGGCGACGACGTGATGATCAAGGTCATCGACATCGACCTCGAGCGTCGCCGGATCTCGCTGTCGCTGAAGCAGGCCAACGAGGGCTTCACGCCGGACTCCGAGTTCGACCCCACTCAGTACGGTATGGCCGCCGAGTACGACAACAACGGCGACTACATCTACCCCGAGGGCTTCGACCCGGAGACCCAGGAGTGGCAGGAAGGCTACGACACCCAGCGCGAGGAGTGGGAGCGCCAGTACGCCGACGCGCTGTCCCGCTACGAGCAGCACATGAAGCAGGTCGCGAAGGCCGCCGAGGCCGACGCCGAAGCCGCTGCCGCGGGTGCCGCCGGTGCCACCTCCGAGTCCCAGGGCGGTGGAGGCGGGAACTACTCCTCCTCCGGTTCGTCCGAGCAGCAGGAGGACGCGGGCTCGCTGGCCAGCGACGCACAGCTGGCCGCGCTGCGGGAGAAGCTCTCCGGCGGAGCGTGA
- a CDS encoding YhgE/Pip domain-containing protein, whose product MTTFRLALTELRRLTSGKLPRLALVAITLVPLLYGAMYLYANWDPYNRLGSVPAAVVVDDEGATRDDGSRLDAGDKVYDELEDSGSFDWERTGAQDAEQGVAQGKYTFALVVPKDFSAALMSPGDFEPRQAQLRLVTNDTNNYLISTIADKVAGEVRKAVAADAGTEAADQLLMGFGTVHEKTIQAADGAGELADGAGRLRDGISTAEDGTGQLSSGAHQLLDGQQALLDGSGRLVDGTGRLSSGAEQLSGGLQQLQERTAPLPEQSAKLADGAEQVAQGNEKLADTAGRLGDVSQGVVDDLEQTKTRIADRLRATGADEATVQKVLDGLDELNQPLTDANDKVQGQIGQVDALADGARQVADGNRKLADSTPALTSAIGQLNDGAETLANGAGELDSGARQLHQGEQQAVTGTTKLVDGADRLADGSHRLADGSGQLVDGSHTLADELGKGAQDIPNLDDATRENTARTIGDPVAVNNDAQVKAATYGAGLAPFFMGLALWIGGFVLFLIMRPLSQRALASGVAAWKVALGGWLPAALVGIAQAVLLFLVVVFGVGVHPAHPWLTLGFLVLTSFAFTSVVHALNAAFGPKGKFIALIVLVLQLVTAGGTFPWQTIPAPLHPLHQVLPLSYVVTALRHLLYGGPGLEAAGTSALVLLAYLVAGLMLSTIAAWRQRVWTPGRLKPELAL is encoded by the coding sequence ATGACCACGTTCCGCCTGGCCCTGACCGAACTGCGCAGGCTGACCTCCGGCAAGCTCCCCCGGCTCGCCCTGGTGGCGATCACCCTCGTGCCGCTGCTCTACGGCGCGATGTACCTCTACGCCAACTGGGACCCGTACAACCGGCTCGGCTCGGTGCCCGCCGCCGTCGTGGTCGACGACGAAGGAGCGACCCGCGACGACGGCAGCAGGCTCGACGCCGGGGACAAGGTCTACGACGAGCTGGAGGACTCCGGTTCGTTCGACTGGGAGCGCACCGGCGCCCAGGACGCCGAGCAGGGCGTCGCCCAGGGCAAGTACACGTTCGCGCTGGTCGTGCCGAAGGACTTCTCGGCCGCGCTGATGTCGCCGGGCGACTTCGAACCCAGGCAGGCGCAGCTGCGGCTGGTCACCAACGACACGAACAACTACTTGATCTCCACCATCGCCGACAAGGTCGCGGGCGAGGTCCGCAAGGCCGTCGCCGCCGACGCCGGCACCGAAGCCGCCGACCAGTTGCTGATGGGCTTCGGCACGGTGCACGAGAAGACGATCCAGGCCGCCGACGGAGCGGGCGAGCTCGCCGACGGCGCGGGCAGGCTGCGGGACGGCATCAGCACCGCCGAGGACGGCACCGGGCAGCTCTCCTCGGGCGCCCACCAGCTGCTCGACGGGCAGCAGGCGCTGCTGGACGGCTCCGGCAGGCTCGTGGACGGCACGGGGCGGCTCAGCTCCGGCGCCGAGCAGCTCAGCGGCGGCCTGCAGCAGCTGCAGGAACGCACCGCACCGTTGCCGGAGCAGTCGGCGAAGCTCGCGGACGGGGCCGAGCAGGTCGCGCAGGGCAACGAGAAGCTCGCCGACACCGCGGGCAGGCTCGGCGACGTCTCCCAGGGGGTCGTCGACGACCTGGAGCAGACCAAGACCCGCATCGCCGACCGGCTGCGCGCCACCGGGGCCGACGAGGCGACGGTGCAGAAGGTGCTCGACGGGCTGGACGAGCTCAACCAGCCCCTCACCGACGCCAACGACAAGGTGCAGGGCCAGATCGGTCAGGTCGACGCGCTCGCGGACGGAGCCCGCCAGGTCGCCGACGGCAACCGCAAGCTCGCCGACTCGACACCCGCGCTGACCAGCGCCATCGGCCAGCTCAACGACGGCGCCGAGACGCTCGCCAACGGTGCCGGTGAACTGGACTCCGGCGCCCGGCAGCTGCACCAGGGTGAGCAGCAGGCCGTCACCGGCACCACGAAGCTCGTCGACGGCGCCGATCGGCTCGCCGACGGATCGCACCGGCTCGCGGACGGTTCGGGCCAGCTCGTCGACGGGTCGCACACCTTGGCCGACGAGCTCGGCAAGGGCGCCCAGGACATCCCGAACCTCGACGACGCCACCCGGGAGAACACCGCCCGGACCATCGGCGACCCGGTCGCCGTGAACAACGACGCGCAGGTCAAGGCCGCCACCTACGGCGCGGGCCTGGCCCCGTTCTTCATGGGCCTGGCGCTGTGGATCGGCGGGTTCGTGCTGTTCCTGATCATGCGTCCGCTGTCGCAGCGAGCTTTGGCCTCGGGCGTGGCGGCCTGGAAGGTGGCGCTCGGCGGCTGGCTCCCGGCCGCGCTGGTGGGCATCGCGCAGGCGGTGCTGCTGTTCCTCGTGGTCGTGTTCGGCGTGGGCGTGCACCCGGCGCACCCGTGGCTGACGCTCGGGTTCCTGGTGCTCACCTCGTTCGCGTTCACGTCCGTGGTGCACGCGCTGAACGCGGCGTTCGGGCCGAAGGGCAAGTTCATCGCGCTGATCGTGCTGGTGCTGCAGCTGGTCACCGCGGGCGGCACGTTCCCGTGGCAGACCATTCCGGCACCGCTGCACCCGCTGCACCAGGTGCTGCCGCTGAGCTACGTCGTGACCGCGCTGCGGCACCTGCTCTACGGCGGGCCCGGTCTGGAGGCGGCGGGCACCTCCGCGCTGGTGCTGCTCGCCTACCTGGTGGCCGGTCTGATGCTGAGCACCATCGCCGCGTGGCGGCAGCGGGTGTGGACCCCGGGCAGGCTCAAGCCGGAACTGGCGTTGTGA
- a CDS encoding VOC family protein, giving the protein MINIDRVDHLVLTVADVDRAAEFYERILGMRTVTFPGDRRAVSFGQQTIKLHAASELVEPTATHPVPGSANLCFVTEQPISEVQEHLRSNDVRIEEGPVGRTGTFGPITSLYLRDPDGNLIEVARYDEEAEATTSAE; this is encoded by the coding sequence ATGATCAACATCGACAGAGTGGACCACTTGGTGCTCACCGTGGCCGATGTCGATCGGGCGGCTGAGTTCTACGAGCGCATCCTCGGGATGCGCACGGTGACCTTCCCCGGTGACCGCCGGGCCGTGAGCTTCGGGCAGCAGACCATCAAGCTGCACGCCGCGAGCGAGCTCGTGGAGCCCACCGCGACGCACCCGGTGCCGGGCTCGGCCAACCTGTGCTTCGTCACCGAACAGCCCATCAGCGAGGTGCAGGAGCACCTGCGGTCCAACGACGTCCGCATCGAGGAAGGCCCGGTGGGCCGCACCGGCACCTTCGGCCCGATCACCTCGCTGTACCTGCGCGACCCCGACGGCAACCTGATCGAGGTCGCTCGATACGACGAAGAGGCCGAGGCCACCACCAGCGCGGAGTGA
- a CDS encoding class I SAM-dependent methyltransferase, with the protein MSHDHSAPTEISPDSATGDELDGGSAHVSAERALGTTGVSKRTAGAVESRQASRLWWDADADDYQAEHGDFLGVSDFVWCPERVREADVRLLGDVAGKRVLEVGSGSASCSRWLAAQGAEPVALDISAGMLRHAAEGAAASGIEVPLVQASADTLPFAANSFDLACSAFGGVPFVADSGAVFQEVARVLRPGGRWVFAVTHPMRWIFPDDPGPGGLTVAQSYFDRSPYVEINAFGEATYVEHHRTLGDYVRQLTAAGMRLVDLIEPEWPEGADHTWGQWSRLRGGLFPGTSIFCCTLD; encoded by the coding sequence ATGTCGCACGACCACTCGGCGCCCACCGAAATTTCACCCGATTCGGCGACAGGAGACGAGCTGGACGGCGGTTCCGCGCACGTGTCCGCGGAGCGCGCGCTAGGCACGACGGGTGTGAGCAAGCGCACTGCGGGCGCCGTGGAATCCCGGCAGGCGAGCCGGTTGTGGTGGGACGCCGACGCCGACGACTACCAGGCCGAGCACGGCGACTTCCTGGGCGTCAGCGACTTCGTCTGGTGCCCGGAGCGGGTCCGCGAGGCCGACGTCCGGCTGCTCGGCGACGTGGCGGGCAAGCGGGTGCTGGAGGTCGGGTCCGGTTCGGCATCGTGCTCGCGGTGGCTGGCCGCGCAGGGCGCGGAGCCGGTGGCCCTGGACATCTCCGCCGGGATGCTGCGCCACGCCGCCGAAGGCGCGGCGGCGAGCGGCATCGAGGTGCCGCTGGTTCAGGCCAGCGCGGACACCCTGCCGTTCGCGGCGAACAGCTTCGACCTGGCCTGCTCGGCGTTCGGCGGGGTGCCGTTCGTGGCCGACTCCGGCGCCGTCTTCCAGGAGGTCGCGCGCGTGCTGCGGCCGGGCGGGCGCTGGGTGTTCGCGGTGACTCACCCGATGCGGTGGATCTTCCCGGACGACCCCGGACCGGGCGGGCTCACGGTCGCGCAGTCGTACTTCGACCGGTCGCCGTACGTGGAGATCAACGCGTTCGGCGAGGCGACCTACGTGGAGCACCACCGGACGCTGGGTGACTACGTCCGCCAGCTCACGGCGGCGGGAATGCGGCTGGTGGACCTGATCGAGCCGGAGTGGCCCGAAGGCGCCGACCACACCTGGGGCCAGTGGAGCCGGCTGCGCGGCGGGCTGTTCCCCGGTACGTCGATCTTCTGCTGCACGCTGGACTGA
- a CDS encoding PaaI family thioesterase, which yields MGIEYVEWSPERVVATMPVEGNKQPYGLLHGGANAVLAESVGSIASALHAGEGRIAVGLELSCTHHRSATEGVVTGVALPLHRGRSTATYEIVVTDEQGRRTCTARLTCVIRDQPKG from the coding sequence ATGGGCATCGAATACGTCGAATGGTCACCCGAACGTGTGGTCGCGACGATGCCGGTCGAGGGCAACAAGCAGCCCTACGGACTGCTGCACGGGGGCGCGAACGCGGTGCTGGCCGAATCGGTCGGCTCGATCGCCTCGGCGCTGCACGCGGGAGAGGGCCGGATCGCGGTGGGGCTGGAACTGTCCTGCACGCATCACCGCTCGGCCACGGAAGGCGTCGTCACCGGTGTCGCGCTGCCCCTGCACCGGGGCCGCAGCACCGCGACGTACGAGATCGTCGTCACCGATGAGCAGGGCAGGCGCACCTGCACGGCACGCCTGACCTGCGTCATCCGCGATCAGCCGAAGGGCTGA
- a CDS encoding ATP-binding cassette domain-containing protein produces the protein MEIVADAVEVNGAHSTLLAPTSLHVSSGDLLVVTGEPNSGHTALALALSGRLKPGGGRVLIDGADDPKALRRRVAIVDGPDITEPEPSVPVRTMVAEALSIAGRRSGRSAVRAWLTDHDLAEHAATRVENLPAAERTRLLVDLACATRTTEALVLDTPDRHGGDPHVWYRLARRECRRERAVIVLCSPHSADRLAVPHARVGAGSRAEEGAR, from the coding sequence GTGGAGATCGTCGCTGACGCAGTCGAGGTCAACGGAGCGCACAGCACCCTGCTCGCCCCCACCTCGCTGCACGTGAGCAGCGGAGACCTGCTGGTGGTGACCGGAGAACCGAACTCCGGGCACACCGCGCTGGCCCTCGCCCTGTCCGGCCGGCTCAAGCCCGGCGGCGGCCGCGTCCTGATCGACGGGGCCGACGACCCGAAGGCGCTGCGGCGCCGGGTCGCGATCGTCGACGGCCCCGACATCACCGAACCCGAACCGAGCGTGCCGGTGCGCACGATGGTCGCCGAGGCCCTGAGCATCGCCGGACGCCGCTCCGGACGCTCCGCCGTGCGCGCCTGGCTCACCGACCACGACCTCGCCGAGCACGCCGCGACCCGCGTGGAGAACCTCCCCGCTGCGGAGCGGACCCGGCTGCTGGTCGACCTGGCGTGCGCGACGAGGACGACCGAAGCGCTGGTGCTCGACACCCCCGACCGGCACGGCGGCGACCCGCACGTCTGGTACCGGCTGGCCCGCCGGGAATGCCGCAGGGAGCGCGCGGTGATCGTGCTGTGCTCCCCGCATAGCGCCGACCGGCTCGCCGTCCCCCATGCCCGAGTGGGCGCGGGCAGCCGCGCCGAAGAAGGTGCCCGATGA